In a genomic window of Parus major isolate Abel chromosome 26, Parus_major1.1, whole genome shotgun sequence:
- the LOC107214827 gene encoding embryonic pepsinogen-like encodes MWLLVLLCAASALCQGVTRLPLERGKKLRDVLREKDLLQQFFQHHHYDIGTKFPHAFPNRSGVVTEPLLNTLDVEYYGTISIGTPPQDFTVVFDTGSSDLWVPSVSCTSLACQTHQVFDPSQSSSYRSTGLSLSIHYGTGEMEGIVGSDTVTVASLVDTNQLFGLSTAEPGQFFVDVRFDGILGLGYPNLAADGITPVFDNLVNQSLLQENLFSVYLSREAAGSVLIFGGIDDSYFTGPIRWIPVSYQGYWQISMDSILVNSQEVACTGGCQAIIDTGTSLVAGPPSGIRTIQSAVGARQGSYGEHSVNCSSIPAMPDVIFVIDGVQYPVSAMAYTEQHNRGSCMSSFQDTSGDLWILGDVFIRVYYSIFDRANNRVGLAKAV; translated from the exons ATGTGGCTCCTCgtgctcctctgtgctgcctctgccctctGCCAGGGTGTCACCAG GCTGCCCTTGGAAAGGGGGAAGAAGCTGAGGGATGTCCTCAGGGAGAAGGATTTGCTGCAGCAATTCTTCCAGCACCACCACTACGACATCGGCACCAAATTCCCGCACGCTTTCCCCAACAGAAGCGGGGTGGTCACTGAGCCCCTGCTGAACACCCTCGAT GTGGAATACTACGGGACCATCTCCATTGGCACCCCTCCCCAGGACTTCACCGTGGTCTTTGACACCGGCTCCTCCGACCTCTGGGTTCCCTCTGTGTCCTGCACCAGCCTGGCCTGCC AGACCCACCAGGTGTTTGACCCCTCTCAGTCCTCCAGCTACAGGAGCACGGGGCTGAGTCTGTCCATCCACTACGGCACCGGCGAGATGGAGGGGATCGTGGGCTCCGACACCGTCACC gtggcATCTCTGGTGGACACCAACCAGCTCTTCGGCTTGAGCACCGCCGAGCCCGGCCAGTTCTTCGTCGATGTCAGATTCGATGGGATCCTGGGCTTGGGATACCCAAACCTGGCTGCTGATGGGATCACGCCGGTCTTTGATAACCTGGTGAACCAGAGCTTGCTGCAGGAGAACCTCTTCTCTGTCTACCTGTCCCG TGAGGCAGCAGGGAGCGTGCTCATCTTCGGGGGCATTGATGACTCCTATTTCACCGGCCCCATCCGCTGGATCCCCGTCTCGTACCAGGGCTACTGGCAGATCTCCATGGACAG CATCCTTGTGAACAGCCAGGAGGTCGCGTGCACTGGTGGCTGCCAGGCCATCATCGACACCGGCACTTCCCTCGTGGCCGGGCCACCCTCGGGCATCAGGACCATCCAGAGCGCAGTTGGGGCCAGGCAGGGCTCGTATGGAGAG cacagtgtgaactgcagctccatccctgccatgcCCGATGTCATCTTTGTCATCGACGGGGTCCAGTACCCTGTGTCTGCCATGGCCTACACTGAGCAG CACAACCGAGGATCTTGCATGAGCAGCTTCCAGGACACCTCTGGGGACCTCTGGATCTTGGGAGACGTCTTCATCAGGGTGTACTACAGCATCTTTGACCGGGCCAACAACCGTGTTGGGCTGGCCAAGGCTGTTTAG
- the LAMTOR5 gene encoding ragulator complex protein LAMTOR5, translated as MKSPAVVGVLCTDSQGLNLGCRGTLSDEHAGIISVLAQQAAKLTSDPTDTPVVCLESDNGNIMIQKHDSITVAVHKLLS; from the exons ATGAAGAGCCCGGCCGTGGTGGGCGTGCTGTGCACCGACTCGCAGGGGCTCAACCTGGGCT gcagagggaCCCTGTCGGACGAGCACGCCGGGATCATCTCTGTGCTGGCCCAGCAGGCGGCCAAGCTCACCTCCGACCCCACCGACACGCCCGTGGTGTGCCTGGAGTCGGATAACGG GAACATCATGATCCAGAAGCACGACAGCATCACCGTGGCAGTGCACAAGCTGCTGTCCTga
- the KCNA10 gene encoding potassium voltage-gated channel subfamily A member 10, translating into MMDVASWKEMEVALVSFDNADQIVEDPCYSNDLSPAGQSRKGHPSCANLLSNLRILINSENANNETIFSRFSAEFSDHLVGERVGMDEGDQRVIINIAGLRFETRLKTLDQFPETLLGDPEKRMRYFDSMRNEYFFDRNRPSFDGILYYYQSGGKIRRPANVPIDVFADEITFYELGDEAMDQFREDEGFIKDPETLLPTNDFHRQFWLLFEYPESSSAARGVALVSVLVIVISIIIFCMETLPEFREEREFRSTQELSKNVTDTLLAHSTFTDPFFVIETACIVWFSFELFVRFIVCPSKTEFFRNIMNIIDIVSIIPYFVTLTTELIQQSELNGQQNMSLAILRIIRLVRVFRIFKLSRHSKGLQILGQTLKASMRELGLLIFFLFIGVILFSSAVYFAEVDEPQSHFSSIPDGFWWAVVTMTTVGYGDMCPTTLGGKIVGTLCAIAGVLTIALPVPVIVSNFNYFYHRETENEEKQMLPGEVERLLASVATGNGSMESLNKTNGGYPRDKAKK; encoded by the coding sequence ATGATGGACGTGGCCAGTTGGAAGGAGATGGAGGTGGCACTAGTCAGTTTTGACAACGCTGATCAGATCGTGGAGGATCCCTGCTATTCCAACGACCTCAGCCCGGCCGGGCAGTCGAGGAAAGGCCACCCCAGCTGCGCCAACCTCCTGTCCAACCTGCGGATCCTCATCAACAGCGAGAACGCCAACAATGAGACCATCTTCTCCAGGTTCTCCGCCGAGTTCAGCGACCACCTGGTGGGGGAGAGGGTGGGCATGGATGAGGGGGACCAACGAGTCATCATCAACATCGCTGGGCTGAGGTTTGAGACGCGGCTCAAGACCCTCGACCAGTTCCCCGAGACCCTGCTTGGGGACCCAGAAAAGAGGATGCGTTACTTCGACTCCATGAGGAATGAATATTTCTTTGACAGGAACAGGCCCAGTTTTGATGGGATCCTGTACTATTACCAGTCTGGAGGGAAAATACGGCGCCCGGCCAACGTCCCCATCGATGTCTTTGCTGATGAGATCACCTTCTATGAGCTGGGTGATGAAGCCATGGACCAGTTCCGGGAGGATGAAGGGTTCATCAAGGATCCTGAGACCCTCTTACCAACCAATGACTTTCACAGGCAGTTCTGGCTGCTCTTTGAGTACCCTGAAAGCTCCAGTGCAGCCAGAGGAGTAGCTTTGGTCTCCGTCCTGGTCATTGTCATCTCCATCATCATCTTCTGCATGGAGACCCTGCCGGAGTTCCGGGAGGAGAGGGAGTTTAGGTCCACCCAGGAGCTTTCTAAGAATGTGACAGACACCTTGCTGGCCCACAGCACCTTCACGGACCCTTTCTTCGTCATAGAGACCGCCTGCATCGTCTGGTTCTCCTTTGAGCTCTTTGTCCGGTTCATCGTGTGCCCCAGCAAGACCGAGTTCTTCAGGAACATCATGAACATCATCGACATTGTGTCCATCATCCCCTACTTCGTGACGCTCACCACCGAGCTGATCCAGCAGAGCGAGCTCAACGGGCAGCAGAACATGTCCCTGGCCATTCTGCGCATCATCCGCCTCGTCAGGGTCTTCCGCATCTTCAAGCTCTCCCGGCACTCCAAGGGGCTGCAGATCCTGGGGCAGACCCTCAAGGCCAGcatgagggagctgggcttgctcatcttcttcctcttcatcgGCGTCATCCTCTTCTCCAGCGCCGTTTACTTCGCGGAGGTCGATGAGCCGCAGTCCCATTTCTCCAGCATTCCCGACGGCTTCTGGTGGGCCGTGGTCACCATGACCACCGTGGGCTACGGGGACATGTGTCCCACCACCCTGGGCGGGAAGATCGTGGGGACTCTGTGCGCCATCGCGGGGGTGCTGACCATCGCCCTCCCCGTGCCCGTCATCGTCTCCAACTTCAACTATTTCTACCACCGGGAGACGGAGAATGAGGAGAAGCAGATGCTGCCCGGGGAGGTGGAGCGGCTGCTGGCCAGCGTGGCCACGGGCAACGGCAGCATGGAGTCACTCAATAAGACCAATGGGGGTTACCCTCGAGACAAGGCCAAAAAATGA